A region of the Leptospira stimsonii genome:
AAATTAAGCCATTCTTGGTTGCGACAAATCGATATTCTGGCTTTTCGCAATTTATTTGAAAAATAAGGAATAGAATTAAATAAAATATTTTCATTACTTTAATTAAATAATTTTAAACTCCTTTTCCATAGAAATATTTAGTAAACTTTCGCATAACGACATAGGTTTCTCGACGTTTGCGGTCCTGGAGCGCTAGACGCTCGGAGGAATTGGAACGAGGTTCGAGAGGCATTCGTCGCGTCTCGTGAACCGAGTTGCAAAACAAATGTGCCGAAGGCCAAGCGAGGGTTACGAAGCAATCCCGGAGCTCCACGAGAGGGCACAGGTATTTTCCTGTATATAACAGAATATATTTGCTTAATGAATTCATCCGATATTTTATAACTTGTAAGTCATTACATATCTTCTTTTCCCCGCTTTTTTTATATAGTTAAATCCCAATTTTTCAAAGGTTTTAACAAAACCCATATAACGATAACTTGGAGAATCAGGATTCACAGGATAGGCTTCCATATATTTGGCTCCTTTTTTTTTAGCGTAGTTCATTGCTTCTTCTATGAGCAAATTTAATAGACCTTTATCTCTAAATTCTTTTTCGATATAGAAGCAAGCGATTGACCATACATTTTCTAAACTTTCATCGCCACCAAGCCTTTGAAATGTTTCTCTAGGAGCAACAGAACACCATGCTATTGCTTCAGTATTTGAGTAAGCTAATAAGCCAATGGGAATGTTTGAAAAAATACGTTCCCTAATATATTCTTTCCTGCATTTAGCGTTGTTGCATTTTAGTTCTTCTTTCGTCATACGCCAAGCCATACACCAACAATTATTTAATAATCCTCTCGACTCAAATAAAACTTCAAAATCATCCCAATTGGACTTAGTAACAGGTTTTATTTTAATTTGTTCAGACAGTTTATTTTCAGTCATGATTTCCTCTTAGATACCATTGTTCTCATCCGAATTCTATGAATTAGGCGACGTGGTTACAGCAATTCGACTCGTTCCATATAGAAGAGTTACTACTTGGTATGGTTTGAGTTTCAGCCCAATAGGTGAGCCAGAATTATTACGGTTTTCAAGAATTAGATTACCAACCCTGATAACAGGAACTCCATTACCAAGTTCACGAAGACCATGGATATCAAAGGAAGGATCGATAGATTGACCATGGTCAAAAAACTCTCGGATTTGCCGTTTTTCAGTAATCTCTTGACAACCCATATCTAATACTGCAATCGCTGGTTAGTTAAAATATCGGTAAGCCTTTTAATATTACCTTCTCTTAATAATCGAGCGGTAACCGAGGAAATGTCGTCAATTGATTCTATTGCTTTACTGGACATTTACATGTTTTTCTCGAACATATTAAACTGGAAAAGACTTGCGCCGAACGAAAGAGGCTTTTCGATGTTTGCGGTTCTGGCGCGTGCCTAAGCGTGCAGAAGAATTGGCGCGAGGCTTGAGCGACCTTAGTCGCTTCTCGCAAACCGAGTGACAAAGCCATGTGCTGAATGCCAAGTGAGAGTCGCAGTGCGATCTCGAAGAGCCGCGAGAAGCCGCAGTTAGGCAAAGTGTCCGCGCTATTTGGAGATGGAACAGCAAAAGAGCCATGCATCAAGATCCTTTATTCTTCTTCGCGCTTAAGCCAATAGTTTTCGAGAGCCTCAGTTACACAGAGATCTTCGTCTTTGCTCGTGGCCAATTTCCACCAAAGATACGCGACAATAGCGGAAACTTGGCGGGAATCGAAGTGCCTATGACAATCTTCCGCCCTTTGCTTGATCGTACCGCCACCCCATACTTTGGCGATGCGTTGTTCGCCGCTGGATCCTGTGTGAAACCAGCAAAGGCGCACAGATGGATCATCCCATTCCAGGGTTCCTTGTACGTCAGCGATCATAAAAGCTGGGAGATAAAATCGAAAGGCCATGTCCGAGAAAAATGAAAGAGTACCGCGAGGTTCGTTCAGAAACACGGAGGTTAAACTACGCCAATCGCGCTTTCCGGCGAAGTGTTGTGCGACCAATTGTGACTCAGGATCTGATGGGTGCGCAACGAGGTTTTCATCCCCTGGATGCAGGGTTTGCTGAAATGCTGATTCTATTTGCTCGATGAGGTTGTTTGACATATTGCCTTGAGAAACGTCGCGAATGACTGCGCGGAAATTTCGCCTAGCGGAGCCGAGAAACCGCTGTTAGACGCTCGGGTGCCGTTTATACTTTTAACAACTTTTGTAAAAACTTTCCTTTTAGTGTTTTGTAAATAGAAAAGTCAGAATCAATACTTATAATCCGTTCAATCCCTTCCCTTTCTGCAATACACATTAAAGAGGCATCAGCTAAATCCATAGGTAAGTCGGAATATTTTTTCATACGATTTTTTATGTATCGAAGATCTTCTAAATTTATATCTAATATTTGTATGCTTCCTCTTTCAATCCATTCTAAGAAATCAGCTTGAGCTTCTATCGAAAATGAAAGCAAATAAACAACTTCTGTAACTACTGGCCATGACGAGAATAGCGAACCTTTATAAGATTTTATAAATTTGTAAGTTGTTTTGTGAAATTTATCATTAGAATTAAATAAAGCGACAATCGGACCGGAATCAATTAGTGCGACGTTTTGCATTCTTTCCCTTAATCGATTGCTGAAGATATTTTTTCCGATTTTGGGCTAAATCCGAAACTCCAGAAGCATGCTTTCCAAATAAATCCTCCCCTAATTCAAATGGAGTTTTTAAACTCCCATGATTCTTAATATACTCCAAAATAGAATCTTTAACTATTTCTGAACGGCTTTTACCTTCAGATTTGGCAAAAGAATCTAATTTTCTCTCTAACTCCGGTGGTAAACGTAAACTTATCATAACGAAGATGTATCACAGATAAGTATTACAGTCAAGAAGCTTATTTAAATTAAATTACTTTTATCCTAAGCGATTTGCGACCTTGCGTCTAACGAACTAAGCTACACGACGTTGTCCATAGCTGAGCCTACGGAGTAGGCGTTTGCGTCGGCGCGGAACTAGCGGAGACATGGGACGTGCCGGAGAGGAATTTGCCGCAGGCCGAGCGAGGGCGAATTCCCGAAGCGAAGTGGGTAGCGGATGTTATCTGCAGTGCCTGTGTAAGTTTAGGAAAATCCATTACTTAATTCATTTTTAAATATAATGTTCTCCACTTCTTGTATTATCTTTTGCTCAGCTTCAATACTCTTTGTTTGATTGCAAAGGGAAATAATACTGATTCCTTGATCGAGATATATTGAGTTATATGTTGAATAACCAGGCCAACTACCGCCATGGTAGACAATTTTTCCAAGTTCTGTATCATTATTAATGAACCAACCCAAACCGTAATCTATTTCGATTTTATTTATTATTCTACTTTTAGTAAACATTAGATTACATAATTCATCGCCGATGAAATTGAGTTCTAATAACTCATTATTCCATCGTAAAAGATCAGGTGCTGACATCTTAATAGCGCCATCTCCTTGAATTCCGTCTAGAAAAGTTACATATTCATATTCAGTATAGCCTTCAGGATATTCAAAAGAATTCTTATTGAAATCAAAAACTTTCCCTAAGGCAAAATTAGGAATCGCATTTTTGCTTGATAACCCATCACAAATACGACTATTTTTCATATCGATAGGATGAAAAATGTTCTCAGTTAGAAACTCGGAAAATGAATTATCGGTAAGAAATTCAATTAGCAAAGAGAGAAATACATATCCGGCGTTAGAATATTCCCAATCATGCTTCGGTTTGAATTTAAGGCCAGGTTTAAATTTTCTAAAATATTCTAAAACATCCGCGTTTGTGACAACTAAATCTTTATTCCATTTTTTCTGAAAAATATGGATATAATCAGGAATACCTGAAGTATGATTTAATAAATTTCTAACTTTAATTCCTTTGTAAGGGAAGCTTTGAATGAATTTTTAAAAATCGCAATCTATCGATATTCCCAATTTTTCTAAAGCTATGAGCGAAGCATAAGATGTAAATTGTTTAGAAACTGAGGCAAGTTCAAAGATTGTATATTTATTAATTTTATTTCCATTTTTTAGAGAATTCGTGGTTCCATTTGAACCTAGAAACAAAATTCGATCTTTGTAATCAACAATTAAATTCCCAAAAAAAAGATCATTTTTTTGATTAAATTTAAATAATATATTCAAATTACTCAATATAAATTCTAATCCATATCGCTCAATAAAAAGTTCATATTTCATAGATCGAGATTTAAAGCCTCCTTATTTTTTCTTAAAGTAGGGAATTTAGAATAAATTAAAAGCATTGAGCCTAATGTTCCTTGGCTAATCGAATTTTTGCGCAGCGTTTAGCCGCAGTTAGGCGTAGTCGCTTATAGACTACTTAATTAGCCCCAGTAATTTATCCTTAAAATAAGTAAAAATAGTTCCAAATATTAAGAAGCTTAAACTGCCACTGATAAACCAGAGAAGATAATGATTAAATAATTGATACCTCTTTGTTTCAAAAGACACAATAGAGCGAATTTTTTTGCCAACATAATAATACGAAATAATTGCTAAAGTAATTAAGCCCGGCCCAATCGCCTCAATGTAGTTTTTATAACTAAGTTCAGCAAAAGACAATATTCCATAAATAAAGCCTACAATTACAATTGGCGCCTGAATAAATGATGGCGGGTGATAAAAGCTGTTAACAGTTTTATAATTTCTAAGTATTTTATTTAGACCTTCTAATAAAGCGAAGGCTCTTTCTCTCGCATTCGCCGCTTCAAAATCAAGTTCTAAAAAAGCTCCTTCTTCTTTATCAAGAATAATACTAATTTTTAATTCATCTTCATTATTCAAAAATCCAATTTGAATAAGATTTATCGTATCTGGTAAATATTTGAAATCATATTCTTTAATAGAGTCAAATATTTCTGTACCATATTTATCTGTAACTTCCATTGAATATCCATTTTGACGCCGGCTTTTTGGAATATCTGGAACTAGATCAGGAATCAATTTAATAAAATAATCCTCAAGTTTTATTAATAACTCTCTGTCTACATGCATTGGTGAAAGTTCGTTTCTTGTAATAAATCTACTCATGACTATATAAATTTAAGCGATTACGCATAACTGCCAACTTTACGAAGTTCGTATAAACGCACAAAAATTACTTTGCAAGGAACCGAAAGAAAGATTTCGATCTTCGGAAAATATTGTGCGGACGTATCTTCGCATTCAAACGCTTGCCGTTGTTTCTTCTTCTTATAAAATTTCTATTTATGTTTCGACCAAGGAACCGCTTTTTCCAATTGTGCACTCAGACGAAAGAGAATATCTTCTCTTCTTCTTGCCGCGGTGAATTGAAGGCCAAGAGGGAGTCGATCGCTCGTCTGCCCGATCGGAATGGAAACCGAAGGTTGCCCCGTTAGGTTTGCAAGTTGAGTGAAAGGAGTTCTGGAAAGACTTTTTTCTACGAGTTCATCAACAAGACCCGAGGCGAGGAGCATTCTTCCAAGACCCAAACGTCCTACGACTTGCATCGCGATTTTTTCGCCTAACTTCGGTTCTAGTTCTCCTATCTTTGCGGGAGGCATTGCAGTCGTCGGTGTGAGATATACGTCATACGTTTCGTGAAACCTTTCCATCTCGAGCGCGGCCTTATCCCATTCTTGCAAAGATCTTACAAATTCTCCTGCGGAAATCGTTTTTCCTAGGAGCCCAAGAATCCAAGTCACGGATTCAACGTCTCCCATTCCGGCCTTTCTTCCTAAAACAGGTTCTAAGTTTTTTATCTGAGCCGCCATTTCACCGAAATACATCGTGATAAAAGCTCTTCCAATCGCCTTACCGTCGACAGGCGCGTCCTTCTCTTCCACCTTGTGTCCGAGAGAATGTAGAATTTTCGCTGTATGAACGACCGACTCCACACAATCAGGATGCACCGAAGTTCCAATCGGGGATTGGGTTGAGAATGCGATCCTCAGTTTATCGGGAGATTTTTTTATCTCGGAAAGATAACTCGTTTTAGATTCTTCAAAGCTGAATGCTCCAGAGTTTTCGATTCCGCATAACGCGTCCAAAAATGCGGCGCTATCTCGAACGGTCCTTGATAAGACGTGGTCCACCGAAGCTCCTTGCCACAATCTTCCGGAGTAAGGACCGACCGGTGTCCTTCCTCGTGTTGGTTTTAATCCGAATAACCCGCAATAGGCGGCCGGAATTCGAATCGATCCGCCTCCGTCAGAAGCGCTCGCGACCGGAACCATTCCTGCGGCGACCGCCGCCGCGGAACCTCCGGAAGAACCGCCCGGAGTTCTTTCCAAATTCCAGGGATTTCGGGTCGGACCGTGTAACTTCGGTTCGGTGATTCCCATCAAAGCAAACTCGGGAACGTTCGTCTGTCCTAAGAAAAGAGTTCCCGCGTTTTTCAATCTACGGACGAACTCCGAATCTACGGGAGAAACATAATTTCGAAACGCTTTCGATCCGGAGCTCAGAGGGGCGCCTCCGATCGCGTGAATAAAGTCCTTGATAAGAATCGGTACTCCTCGAAAGGGACCATCCGGAAGTTTGGACTTGGCGTTCTTTCGAGCTTCTTCGTAAAACCGATGAACGACCGCGTTGAGACCTGGGTTTGTGGATTCGATCCTTTCGATCGCCGATTCTACCAATTCGGCGGGATGAACCGATTTTTTTCGCACCAATTCGGCGAGACCGGTAGCGTCATAATAGGTATATTCTTTGAAAGATTTTGACATGGTCCAACTCCGAAAACAAGAGGAACTCCAAGAAGAATCGCGGGTCAAGATAAAAAGGGTGTTTTTAGGATTCCGAGAAAAAAGGGGTTCTAAAAATGTGGATATACAACCACCGGAAATCCGATCTAATATATAAGAACGGTATTTAAATACAAACAATGGCTTCTACAATTCGCAAAATTCCTTGTCTTATTTTAATCTTTCCTTTCTTGCTCGTTGCGAATCCGGTTTTGGACAACGAATTCTTACGATCGGTTCAGGAAGGAGATCCAAAAAAAACGCAGATCCTTCTCCAAGCGGGGGCGACCGTAGACGCGACCGATTCCCGAGGGAAAACCGCGCTTATGATTGCGGATCACAGACCCGAAGTCGCCGAAGTTTTGATTCGCGCCGGAGCCAACGTAAACGCGCAGGATGAAGACGGAAGTTCCGTCCTCGCAGAAAGCCTTTCGACTCTCTTGGATGTGAAGGTCTTGGATATCGACGACCTTGCAGTCCCGAAACGCCTCATCGAATCCGGGGCTAAGATAGAATATTTGTCCAAGATCGATTCTTCCGGAAAAACGGTTCCCGTTTCTATTTTGAATCTTGCGATTCGACACGGGAATCTTGTACTCGTTCAATTTCTAATCGAAAATCACGCAGACGTAAACTTTGATAAAGGGAATCCGGAAGAATTTCCGCTCTTCCTTGCGTGCGGGGCTGGAACTTCGGCGCAGAACTTTTCGATCGTAGAAGTTTTATTGAAGAATAACGCAAAGCCGGATTATACGAGTCGACTGCACGAGACGATCGTGGATGGAAAAACGATTCAAGTAGGAGCGGATAACGCGCTTCATTTCCTTTCGGAAGAATCCGAGCTCGATACACGAATCGTTGATCTTCTCGTAAAGTCCGGAACCAATCTAAACCATAGAAACGCGGAAGGGATTTCTCCTCTTCTCCAAGCGATCCTTAGGAAAAGAGTAGGCTTGGCTCAAAAACTTCTGGAACTTGGAGCGGATCCGTCTCTTGCCGATATTCACGGAAGAACTTCATTAGAAGAAGTTCGAAGACAAAAAATGGATTCTCTGGAAGTCCTCATATTAAAGCGACTTGGAATCAAAGAGAATCCGGATCGAATCTCTCAGTAAGAATATTTTCTTTTCAAAAACAGTAGTTGACGGTCGATTTGATCCGCGTCCTAATATCGATCGAAAACCTTTTTTCCTTTTTAGTCGAGGGTCTTCGTCCGACGTTTTGGAGAATCCTTCGAACTTATCCTAATACTTTTCTTTGACCGAACGACTTCTCTTCCTCAAGTATCGAATCGTTTCGTTTCTTCCCTTTTGATCACTTAAGAATTTTAAAATGGATTCGAGCTTACTTTCGTTTTTAGAATTTCGTGCAACGTTATCTCACAGAGTTCTTTAAAATAACCGCAATTCACAATATATGAATTTTTCCTCTTAAAAAAAACGAAATCGCGGAGATTTTGAAACTACTCTGGAAAGAAATTATCAAAACATATTTTTAATACTCGATTTGTATAAATTCATCAGTCATTTTGATACCGAAAGAAGAAAGGAATTCGAGATGGGAGGAAAAGAAGCGGGAACATTTGATTCAGAATTAACTTCAATGATCCGTTTTCATGATTCGAAAGCGCAAATACACATGGTTTGAATCGGATTTAAGTCTTCTGAATTTTTTTAACCAAGTGGACAAAGTGAAAAACCGAACTTGTTTCCATTTCGCTTAATCTTTTTGTATACACCTCCACAGAAAATAGGAACCTGTTGAAGAACTCCCATTTTATAGAATGACTTATAGTATACTCCTCGTCACCTAATTGCCGTAATACTATCTAAATAATTTACTGGTTGTTCGCTTCTCAGGATCTGAAATTTTTGTCTTTAACACACGTTAACTTGAAGAGTCGTGATTGTATGAAGAAAATTGCATTCGTTCAAACGGCTAAAGAATTGGAATTGCACGGTATAAATGTCTCAAGAGGCAAATCGAAAAATAAAAAATAAGTTTCTAGGACAGTTTTTTACTCCCGAAAAAGTAGCGGATTTCCTGGTGGATTGGGTTCTCGGTGCGGATCGTATCACATCGCCTGAAAATTCCAAACGTATTCTCGACCCAGCAATTGGGAACGGAGTTTTCTTTTCGAGCCTTCTTGAAAAGCGACCGGATATGAATGCGGAATGGATCGGTTTTGATCTCGATCTTCAGTGTTTGGAATCCAGTAAAAATACGCTAGAAGACAAAATATCTCTTCACGGTTCTCTTCAATTCTTCGACCAAGATTTTCTTTTACAAACCTCCGATCAAAAATTCGACGTAATCCTTTGTAATCCGCCGTATAAAAAAATAAGCGATCGGACTTACTCTCAGGAATTGAATAAGCGGTTCGGCGGAGACTTGGAAAAAAAACTTCCGGGTACGGCGAATCTTTACGTATTCTTTCTATTAAAATGTTTGAATATGCTCAATGTAGGAGGAAGAGCCGCGTTTCTGGTGCCGCAGGATTTTTTTAATTCCGGTTACGGAGTCTTTATCAAAACCGCGCTTAAAAAATCGGGTCTTCTTCATTCTCTTTTTCTTCTTTCTCCTAAAGATAGTCTCTTTGACGAAGCTGTGACGAGTTCTTGTATTCTTCTTCTGGAAAACTCGGGAAAAGAAAAGAAGTCGGGGTTCCATTGGGCGAGACTAAAGCCCGGATTCTTTACGGATAAATCGAAGCTGATTCCAGGCGCCGTAGAATCGATCGAAACCGAATGGATTCCATTTCCGGAGCCGGAGGCGAAGTGGAGTCCCATTTTTCACAGTATGGAGAAGAGGACGGATCCATTAGAAAAAGGAGATATTTTTAACGGACATTCTTCCGATTTTCGAGTTCCTCTTTTGGAATTCGGCAAGTTTACGCGGGGAATCGCGACAGGAGACAACGATTTCTTTCTCTTTACGAAGTCGATGGTCGAGGAATCCGGGATCCCAGAAAAGTTCTTCAGAGCCTGTATTCCGAAATCACAATATGCAAGAAATAGAATATTCTTATATTCTGATTGGGAAGAACTAAGTAAGAAAGGCGCAAAAGTGTGGCTTTTGGACGTTAAAAACGAGCTGAATCCGAAAGATTCCGAGGCTGTTCAAAAATATCTTGAGAGCGGACTGACAAAAGGTGTCAATCGAAGGTTTCTTCCTTCCCGAAGAAGGAATTGGTATACCCAGGAGGCAAAGTCTTCCTGTCCGATTCTTGCATCCAGTTTCCATCGAAACGAAATCCGCATCGTTAGAAATTTTAGCAACGTCGTTCATCTGACTTGTTTCCACGGATTCACTTCGGCGCCGGGGATGGAGGAATGGGTAGACGCGGTTTACGCGTATTTGATTTCTTCCGATTCGAAAAAGGATTTGGAGACAAGAAGAAGAGAATATGCAAGGGGACTCTGGAAAGCGGAGCCGGGAGATCTCAATTCTCTCTGGGTTCCGGACTTTAGGAGATTGAACGTAGTCCTGCACACTGAATTAAAGAACCTTGTATCCGATCTCAAAACGACGCGCCTTTCCGTTGAAAAAGAAGCACATATCATTCAAAGAATTGATTCTATTTTTAGTAAAGAATTGATATAAAGATCTCATTCTAACTTCTTTCCTCCTGATTCCGTTCCTTACGATTGCGAATCCTTCGTCAATTCATTGAACGAATGAAAGACAGAGAATCGAATGATCGGAAATCTTCTTTTCCAAAGGATCGAAACCCTGTTTTTGTTTGCAGAAAGATCCATTCAATTTATAGAATATACGGAACGCCCTTTTTTCGAAAACGAATCGAAGATTCGTCGTCATTTGATTCCGCTTTTTTTAATACTCCTTTGCGCTTGTCAAAAGATTTTGATTGAGGAAGGGGATGAAGAATTTTTCTCTCTTCCGATTAAAGAATCCATACAACCGATCTTCTGCGGTTTTCAACAAGCTGAGAAAAAAAGGAATTAAGAATCGAAAGGACTTCCCGCAATGAAGTTGTCCCGTTTTTTATCCAACTCAAGGAACAAGGATAGAGAAATTTTCGCTTGATCGGTGGGAGATTCGAAATCAATCTTTGCGAAAGGTTCTTCTATGTTACAACCGTCCACCCTTGATTTTCTAAAAAAATTAGCGAAGAATAACAACAAGCCTTGGTTAGAAAAAAATAAATCCCACTTTATCGAAGCAAAGGCCGATTTCGAAAATCTCATTACGGAACTTGTAATTGGTCTCGCAAAAGTGAATCCTTCTCTGGCAGGGGTAGATCCCAAAAAATGCATCTTTCGAATTTATAGGGACGTCCGATTTTCAAAGAACAAGGAGCCGTACAAAACCAATTTTGGCGCGAGTATCGGGGCCGGCGGGAAAGATCTAGGGCGTCCACTTTTTTACATTCATATTCAACCCGGGAATCAATCGTTTATTGCCGGCGGTCTTTACATGCCGGAACCGAAAATTTTAAGAAAAGTTAGAGAAGCTATTTTAGAAAATTCGAATGCATTTAAGAAAGTGGTTCAGGAGAAGAAACTCGAAAAAGAATTCGGCACTCTTTCCGATATGAGACTAAAAACCGCGCCGCGCGGATTTTCTAAGGATCACCCGGATTTGGAATGGATTCAATATACGAGTTATATCGTGGAAAAAAGTCAAAGCGACGCGGATGTTCTTTCTAAACATTTCATTCAAAATACGATTTCTTCTTATAAGATTCTTCAGCCGTTTCTGAATTATCTCGACAAAACGATTTAATTCTTATCGAGTTGACTTTTCCGTTCGATGGATTTCGTTCCATTGAGCCGGGCTTTATGGTAGGGTTTTCCGTTCAAAATTCGATTCGTTCTGTAGTCTTTTGGAGTAAGAACGAGATGGCTCTCATTTTTCTCGTCCATCTCGTATTTCTGTCCGAAGTTTGTCCGCTCGATTCTGTATCCTGATCCGTTCACCTAACGTGCGTTCGGTGGCTTTTTTTGTTTTCTACCACTAAAAAAAGAAGAAAAACAATATACCTTGGAAGGGACAAAGCGGCGTTTTAGGTTTGATCTTCCGCAAGTACGATCAAGGTATCTTCCGGTTTGATAGAAAATTGAGTATCTTTGGGAGGAATCAGATGAACCCCGTATCCTTTTTCCTCCTCCTTTTCTTCCGAGGCGATCCTGATTCCAAAACAGGTTTCCCCGCGTTTGAGAGCGGCGTTTACGCAGTCCGCGAAGGATAGAATCTGAGAAGGATTTTCGAAATAGAGGGAAACCGGTTTGAGATAAATTTCGCTTCCTTCCGGGCTGAAAAGATTCTCATAAACGCGCATAACGTCCGGTTCTTGGGATACCTGAGCCATCATCTTTGATACGAATTGATTGGAAATCAGGAAGTCTTTGACACCGGTTTCCAAAACGATCTCGGTATTTTCCGAGTTCATAATCTCAGTGATCAACTGAGTCGTCGGTTGGTTTCCGGTCTTAAAGGCATATCTTTTGAAATATTGACGGAAACGAAGAAGTAAAGAAATCGTCTGTGCGTCGACTTCCTCTATGTTTTCTTTTTCCTCCGCTAAAAATATCACCGAATCGTAAGATTCGGGAGCGAGCCGTTTCATTACGGATTCTTGGGAAAGATCGGCTTGAAAGGAGCGTAACGTGATTTTCGGATATTTTTTCTTGAGACGAACGACCGAACTCTTAAAGTCGTCGTCGATCTGTTTTACGAGAAGGTCGATCGTAGAACCCGGAGCGACGAACTTGGCGTATTCTTCCACGATGAGCGGGCTTTTAGAATTCCAACCAACGATCAATTGTTTGTCGATCGGGTTTGAACGTTTCTTTTTAGGAATTTGGAAATCCCTCGGATTCGCAACTGCGTTGTCGGCGTATAAAATTTTGGAATCGTCTTCCGCTAATAAGACGGCGTCCTCTCCGTTTCCGGGAACATAGTTCGCGGGAGGATTTAAGAGGATGTCTCCGTCTTCTTTTCGAAATCCCAAGGGAACGGATTCGTTAAACCGAAATGAAATTTCTTGAAACGGCAGACCGTTCCAACCGTTTTTCGGTCTATAAAAATAGATTTCGTCTCCTTCGAAGCCGACTAAGTTCGAATAAACGACCGCAAGTCCGGAGGTTCTTGAAGTTTGTACGAGAAGTTTTGCGAGAATATTTCTTTCATCCATCACCTGAATCGAAGACGAAAGTTCTTGAGCGATTTGACGATTTTCCTCTCCGTACAGTTCGGCGACGATCGGAGGGAGTTCCTTGTCCTGTCCCAAGGCGACTAACGCCATTAAGGACTTCAATACTTTTGCGTCTCCGATGGATCTTCCTTCCTTGGATTCTTCGTCCCCGGAAGCGTTCAGAACGATTACCGACTTAGCTTCCCCCGCGTTCACTTTTCTTAAGGAATGTAGACTGGACGGAGTCCCGGAACGTGTGATAACCTTCGTCGTTTTACGATCGGTAAGATTGTCCGCTAAATAGTCGTCCATCAATTCCTTGTCCTCTTCCGCTAAGATG
Encoded here:
- a CDS encoding DUF2461 domain-containing protein, with protein sequence MLQPSTLDFLKKLAKNNNKPWLEKNKSHFIEAKADFENLITELVIGLAKVNPSLAGVDPKKCIFRIYRDVRFSKNKEPYKTNFGASIGAGGKDLGRPLFYIHIQPGNQSFIAGGLYMPEPKILRKVREAILENSNAFKKVVQEKKLEKEFGTLSDMRLKTAPRGFSKDHPDLEWIQYTSYIVEKSQSDADVLSKHFIQNTISSYKILQPFLNYLDKTI
- a CDS encoding CASTOR/POLLUX-related putative ion channel — protein: MKSKHKFSDKLRYHFDNFMSKGGGAVFAALITLFLIAFLTLSILRVLGGWIFPDESIQGKGEFLWRVFLQISDAGAVAEDGESNWFNKVSGILTVFLGLVLFSSLVAFITNQFDQKIQDLRKGKSDVLESDHTIILGFGVRVVEILKELIEANSSESRAVVVILAEEDKELMDDYLADNLTDRKTTKVITRSGTPSSLHSLRKVNAGEAKSVIVLNASGDEESKEGRSIGDAKVLKSLMALVALGQDKELPPIVAELYGEENRQIAQELSSSIQVMDERNILAKLLVQTSRTSGLAVVYSNLVGFEGDEIYFYRPKNGWNGLPFQEISFRFNESVPLGFRKEDGDILLNPPANYVPGNGEDAVLLAEDDSKILYADNAVANPRDFQIPKKKRSNPIDKQLIVGWNSKSPLIVEEYAKFVAPGSTIDLLVKQIDDDFKSSVVRLKKKYPKITLRSFQADLSQESVMKRLAPESYDSVIFLAEEKENIEEVDAQTISLLLRFRQYFKRYAFKTGNQPTTQLITEIMNSENTEIVLETGVKDFLISNQFVSKMMAQVSQEPDVMRVYENLFSPEGSEIYLKPVSLYFENPSQILSFADCVNAALKRGETCFGIRIASEEKEEEKGYGVHLIPPKDTQFSIKPEDTLIVLAEDQT